From a region of the Trichoderma atroviride chromosome 6, complete sequence genome:
- a CDS encoding 40S ribosomal protein eS1: MAVGKNKRLSKGKKGLKKKTVDPFTRKDWYSIKAPNPFNIRDVGKTLVNRTTGLKNANDALKGRIVEVSLADLQKDEDHSFRKVRLRVDEVQGKSCLTNFHGLDFTSDKLRSLVRKWQTLIEANITVKTTDDYLIRLFAIAFTKRRPNQIKKTTYAASSQIRAIRRKMTDIITREASSCTLTQLVSKLIPEVIGREIEKSTQGIYPLQNVHIRKVKLLKAPKFDLGALMALHGESGTDDQGQKVEREFKERVLEEV; the protein is encoded by the exons ATGGCTGTTGGAAA GAACAAGAGACTCtccaagggcaagaagggcCTTAAGAAGAAGACCGTGGACCCTTTCACCCGAAAGGACTGGTACTCTATCAAG GCTCCTAACCCCTTCAACATCCGAGA TGTTGGCAAGACTCTTGTGAACCGGACAACCGGTCTCAAGAACGCGAACGATGCCCTCAAGGGCCGCATCGTCGAGGTCTCTCTCGCCGACCTCCAGAAGGATGAGGACCACTCATTCCGCAAGGTTCGCCTCCGCGTCGACGAGGTCCAGGGCAAGAGCTGCCTGACCAACTTCCACGGCCTTGACTTCACATCCGACAAGCTCCGATCCCTGGTCCGCAAGTGGCAGACTCTGATCGAGGCCAACATCACCGTCAAGACCACCGATGACTACCTCATCCGCCTCTTCGCCATCGCATTCACCAAGCGACGCCCCAACCAGATCAAGAAGACCACCTACGCTGCTTCTTCCCAGATCCGCGCCATTCGACGCAAGATGACCGACATCATCACCCGCGAGGCCTCCAGCTGCACTCTCACCCAGCTGGTTTCCAAGCTGATCCCCGAGGTCATTGGCCGCGAGATCGAGAAGTCCACCCAGGGCATCTACCCCCTCCAGAAC GTCCACATCCGCAAGGTTAAGCTGCTGAAGGCTCCCAAGTTCGACCTGGGTGCCCTGATGGCCCTCCACGGCGAGTCTGGCACTGACGACCAGGGCCAGAAGGTTGAGCGGGAGTTCAAGGAGCGTGTTTTGGAGGAGGTCTGA
- a CDS encoding uncharacterized protein (EggNog:ENOG41~TransMembrane:1 (o12-32i)) codes for MGPPKPPVPHVAPIYRVTATALGAGMWFWLMYRAKKDGPALLGWKHPWDH; via the exons atgggTCCTCCGAAGCCTCCCGTTCCTCACGTCGCCCCGATCTACCGAGTCACAGCCACTGCCCTTGGCGCGGGAATGTGGTTCTGG CTGATGTACCGGGCAAAGAAAGATG GACCCGCTCTGCTTGGATGGAAGCACCCTTGGGACCACTA